GACGTTTTTCTTTTGTTGAATAAGGCTTCTCCTTGCACATAAAGCTTTCCGATATCCATTCTGGTCATAATTCCTGCCTGATAACCGAAGCCGTATTTCCCTTCCAAGGAAGAAGACTCCGTTGAGGTTTTTGTAAAACTTGTTCCTCCCTTTACTCCAATATGAAAAGATGGGGTTTGCTGTGCATAAATGTTTACGGAGCTGATGATGCATAAAAGCAAAGAGCTAAATGCTAAAAATTGTTGTTTCATAAAATTAAATACTATTATTTGATGCAAAACAACAATTCTCGTTGATGAGATGAAATTTTATTTGATGAATGGCAGAGATCTTTTGACGAGGATCTGTTTTTGGATGAAAAAAATCGGAAGCACATCTGCTTCCGATTGTATTTTTATTAAAAAGGCTGTTCTTCACAACGAGATGGTGGATTACATCCTCCTCCGCCGCCGCCTCCAGGATTTCCTCCAACAGCAATGCACTGTCCCGCACTTCCGTTTTCATACATTTCACAGGCACTTCCAAAAGTACACTGGCAGTCATTTTGACAGTTATAAGAGTCACCTCCCATATGACAGCCATCTCCCAGTCCGCTGCCCAGAATGGTTGATAAATCCTTTCTCAAAAGTTTTTTCATTTTTTTCATAGTAAAGTTTTGGTTAAAAAAATTAATGATTCGGTTTGTATTACATTGTAAATATACTGAAAAAGTAATCGATTGTATTATAACTTATTGTGATTGAATGAAAAAGAGCTAGAGAAAGTATGATGATAACTTCCCCACTGCATGCTGAAAAAATAAAACCCATTGCTGTAACAATGGGTGTATGGATGTTTATTTTTTTAATATAAGTTGTAAAGGAATAGTAACTGTGGATGAAACAGGTTTCCCCTTATCTTCTGCAGGTTTCCATTTGCCCTTATCCTGTATACGATAAAAGGCAGCCTGGATAAATGCATTTACATCTTCATTGTTTCCTTTAATTTTAGCATCTAATGCATTGCCTTTAGAATCTACTATAAAGCTTAATGTAGCCCTGTAAGTGTCTGAAGAATAATTTAAAAAATCAAGATCAACAGCTTCATACAGCATTTTCAGAAAAGAAACTTTTCCTGTTTCATATTCTGCTTCTTTGGTTACCTTATTCTTTAGAGGTGGATCATTAGCTATTGCTTTTTTTTCTTCTTCAGAAATTTTGTCAAGAGCTTCTTTATAAGCATTTATCTTATCCTCAGTAAGAAGCCACTCCCGCTTAGTTCTTAAATCGTTAGGCTTTGGGTATTTGTTATACAGGGCCTTTTTCTTTCTTTCATATCGGGAATCTGCTCTCTGAAACTCAGAGATCTGGGCACTTCCGAAGACAAAAGAGAAAATGAATGCTAATGCAAAGAGCTTTTTCATTATCACGCTTTTACAATATTAATAATTACACCGGTTGCTTTTTCCATACTTTCCAGAGCTACATATTCATACGGCCCATGGAAGTTGATTCCTCCTGCAAAGATGTTTGGACAAGGAAGTCCCATGTAGGATAACTGTGCACCGTCTGTTCCTCCTCTGATTGCTTTGATCTTAGGCTCAATGCCTGCTTCTGTCATTGCTTTTGCAGCAAGGTCTATGATGTGCATTTTACCTTCAAACTGCTGCTTCATATTTCTGTATTGCTCTTTGATCTCCACTTCAGCTGTTCCTTCACCGTGTTTTTGGTTAAATTCAGCTACTTTTTCTTCTAAGAACCTCTTTCTCGCTTCAAACTTTTCGGCATCATGATCACGAATAATATATTGAAGTTTAGCTTCAGAGATATCCGCTGTAATATCCATTAAATGATAAAACCCATCAAAACCTTTAGTGGTTGCAGGAGTTTCATTAGCTGGAAGTATTTGTGCGAACTCAGCGGCTAAAAGTGCAGCATTAACCATTTTTCCATAAGCATAACCAGGGTGTACGCTCAGTCCGTGGATTTTTACAACAGCGCCTGCAGCGTTAAAGTTTTCATATTCTAATTCACCTACTTCTCCACCATCCATTGTATAGGCCCATTCAGCACCGAATTTAGCTACATCAAATTTATGAGCACCTCTTCCGATCTCTTCGTCCGGGGTAAATCCTACCGCAATTCTTCCATGCTTGATGTCTGGATGAGCGATAAGATACTCAGCAGCCGTTACAATTTCTGCACAGCCCGCTTTATCATCAGCGCCAAGAAGGGTAGTTCCGTCAGTGGTAATTAAAGTCTGGCCAACATATTTTTTTAAACTTTCAAATTTTGAAGGAGACAACTTGAATCCTGTAGCCTGGTTCAGTAAAAGATCATTCCCGTCATAATTCTCCCAAACCTGAGGCTTTACATTTTCTCCGCTGAAATCAGGCGATGTATCGTAGTGTGAAATGAAACCAATCGTAGGTCTGTCATCATTTTCAAGGTTAGAAGGAACATAGCCCATAATATAACCGTGCTCATCAATTGAAACATCTTCTAAACCGATTGTTCTCAATTCTTCTGTAATATAATTGGCAATATCCCACTGACGCTCTGTAGAAGGAGTTGCTTCACTTTCTGCATCACTCGTTGAATATATTTTTACATAACTAAGAAAACGGTTCAGTAATTTCTCTTTCCATAAAGGATTGAATTCTATTGTACTCATCAGATTTATCATAAATTTTAACAAAGTTAGCAAATTTGATGCTCAGAATGCATTATTTGAGACTGAATATCAGTTATTGAAATTATAAATCAGATATAAATCTTTGAAAATCAAAATAGTGTTAGATTTGTATGTACAGTATACTAAGTAGTTTAGTTTTATTATATTTGAGAAAATCAAAAAGTAAAAATGTTTCTTACAGAATGTCCTAGAGATGCCATGCAGGGATGGGGAGAGTTTATCCCTACCGATAAAAAAATAGATTATATCAACTCACTTATGGATGTTGGTTTTGATGTATTGGATTGTCTGAGTTTTGTTTCTCCAAAAGCAATTCCGCAGATGGCTGACTCTGATGAGGTTGCCGAAAATATTGATAAGTCCCGCTCCAATACAAAAGTTTCTGCTATTATCGGAAATTACAGAGGTGCTGAAAAAGCACTGAAGCATCAGTCTGTCGATATTCTTGGATTTCCGTTTTCTATTTCCGAAACTTTTCAGCACAGAAATACCAATAAGAGTCAGGAAGAAGCTTTTGATGAGATCATTAAAATGCTTGAACTGGTAAAAACAGAAGGAAAACAGCTGAATATTTATTTCTCGATGGCTTTTGGAAACCCGTATGGAGAAATGTGGAAGTGGGAAGATGTAGACCAATGGGCACAGCGATTTTCAGAGATCGGGATAAAGGATATCCTGCTTTCTGATACAACCGGAGTGGCTACACCAGAAACGATTGCGCTTTTATTTGAGAAAATTCCTTCAAAATATCCTGAAATCAATTTCGGAGGACACTTTCATAACCGTTATGAAGAGTCTTATTCAAAACTGAAAGCAGCTTATGATCAAGGTTGCAGAAGATTCGACAGTGCTATCAAAGGAATCGGAGGATGTCCTATGGCTAAAGATGATTTGGTAGGTAATATGCCTACTGAGCAGGTGATCAACTTTATGAGTGTTGAAAAAGCAGATCACAAGCTGAATCTTTTAAACTTTGAAAGCTCTTACAATAAAGCGAAAGATATTTTTCATTTTTAAAATGAATTAATAATAATTCTCACGGATGAAAATTCTGTGACCTATAAAATATCAAGAAGAGCGGGCCGTAGTCCGCTTTACTCTATTAAAATGCAGTGGCTTTTGCCAAAACATAAGTTATATTAATCCTAAAACCAATACAATGTCTCCAATAATCTCACCATCCGAATTGAAAAATCTTCCGTCAGAAAACCTCGTTATTCTTGATGCAAGAGCTGGAAAAGATGTTCAGGAAAACTACCTGGAAAAGCATATCAAAGGGGCCAGATTCATTGATCTGGATAAAGATCTGGCTGAAACAGTTGAAAATGCCGCTTTTGGAGGAAGACATCCGCTTCCAAACCCGGAGAAATTTGCTGAAACACTTTCTAATCTTGGGATTGCTGAAAATTCTCATATTGTAGTATATGATGACAAAAACGGATCGAATGCAGCTGCCAGAGCCTGGTGGATGCTGAGGTCTTTTGGATTTAAAAACGTTCAGGTTCTGGATGGAGGAATTCAGTCTGCAGAAAAGATTGGAATTGAATTTTCGTCTGGAGAAGAAACATTTGAAAAATCTCCACTGATAAGAAAAGAACATTGGGATTTGCCTGTTTCCGACTTAGAAAAGGTTGAAAATGAATTGGAAAAGACTTCTTCTACTGTCATTGATGTAAGAGATGCTTATCGTTATAGAGGAGAATCTGAGCCGATTGATTTGGTTGCCGGTCATATTCCTGGGGCTATTAATATTCCTTTTTCTGAAAATCTTGATGAAAACGGAAATTTTCTTAAGCCGGAAATTCTAAAGGAAAAATACGGTAAAATACTGGAAAATAAGGCTGAGCATTTGATCATCCACTGTGGATCGGGAGTTACAGCATGCCATACCATTTTAGCTTTAGATTATGCCGGATATCCGATCCCGGATCTGTATGTAGGTTCATGGAGTGAATGGAGCAGGAGAGAAGGAAAAGAAATTGCAAAAGAGATATAAAAGTAAAACCCCGAAAATTAATTTTTCGGGGTTTTATATTTTTAAGAATGATTAAAGCATTCCCAGTTCAAACTTTGCCTCCTCGCTCATCATATCTTTATTCCAGCTCGGTTCGAAAGTAAGCTCTAAATCAACGCTTTTTACATTTTCTACTTCAGCCACTTTATCTTTTACCTCTTGCGGAAGAGTTTCAGCAACAGGACAGTTCGGAGTAGTCAGTGTCATTATAATTTTTACGTCAGCATCATCGGAGATCTGGACATCATAAATCAGTCCTAATTCGTAAATATCTACCGGAATTTCGGGGTCATATACGGTTTTCAGTACACCAATGATTTCCTCACCAATGTCAGCAATTTGATCGTCTGTAAATTTCATTTTTTAATCTAGATTGATATTCCTTTTCAACAAATCTTCCTGACGCATACGCCGGAAAATATTTGCCAAAGTTAAGACATCTTTTTCACAATAATCAACAATTCGCTGCAAGTCTTTTTCTATGTAGTAAATTGATGAAACCATTGAGCCGTCAATATCATCCTTCGGAGTGGGAATACCGAATACATGAGCCAATAATTCCAGTGATACAAAACTCTTATAATCCCCGAATTTCCATAGTTCCATGGGGTCTATATGAGGGATCTCCCATGGTTTTTTTCCAAACATCTGAAATGGAGCGGGAGGCTGCATTCCATTGATCAGGTATCGTCTTGCAATCCATGGAAAATCAAATTCTTTTCCGTTATGGGCACAGAGAATGACATTATTAAGTCTTGGACTGTTGAAAATTTCACCAAATTCTCTGAGCATTTTCTTTTCATCATGTCCTGAGAAGCTTTTTATTTTCAACGTTTCATTCTTCTCAATCATTCCTATGGTGATGCAGATAATTTTTCCGAACTCGGCCATAATGCCTGCTCTTTCATAAAATTCTTCTGCGGTGACTTCTTCTTTTCTCTGAAATCTTGTTTTCTTGTCCCAGAGATATTGGTCTGTTTCAGATAAATCATCCCAGGATGCAGCCTGAGGAACGGTTTCAATATCAAGAAATAAGACTCTTTCTAATGGTATGTGCTGTATCATGTGTGTTTTGTTTATTATCCTAGCTGCATTCCGTTTTTTACGGGTAGTGAGGGAGATATAAGAGTGACGTCTTTTTTATCTTCACCATATACTCCCAGTACAAGGCATTCGCTGAAGAAATTGGCAATCTGTTTTTTAGGGAAATTAACGACTGCTAAGATTTGTTTTCCTACAAGGTCTTCTTTTTCATAAAGAGTAGTAATCTGTGCTGACGATTTTAGGATTCCTAAGTCCCCGAAGTCAATTTCCAGTTGGTAAGAGGGATTTCTTGCTTTTTCGAAATCGTTTACAGCGATTATTGTTCCGCAGCGGATGTCTATTTTTTCAAAATCTGCCCAGGTAATATCTGGTTTTACTGTCATGATAATTTACTGATTAAATGTTCTACTTCTGTTTTCTGATCTGCATATTTTTGTTGCAACACAGAATCTTCCCCCATTCTTTTATAATATTCTAAAGCTTTTCCGCCAAAGAATTTTTTATGAAAGTCTGAGACTTCCGGAATTTGTGGGAATACTTTATGAAAAAGCATTTCATAATAGGCCTGAAATTCTCTTTCATTTTTATCTTCTATAACCTGCCCTGGAGCTTTCTGCCTTACATGAAGCATTTCATGGGCAACCATATTCAGGACAAGATTCAAATCAAAATCGAATAAATTTCTCGGGATCATTACGGTTTGCGGACCTCCCAGTTCTCCTTCAGCAGTAAGAAGCATAGAGACAGGAGAAAGCTCTTCCCTGAATCCAAACCCTGCGAAGTTGTCATGTTCCAGATTAAAAGAATGGATCAGATATTCTGCCGCATCCAAAATCTGGTTATGCTCTTTATAAGCGTCAAGGTGTAGATTTACCTGCTCGAAATTCACTCTGAATATGTTTTATAACAAATGTATTAAAATATTGATAATTACAAAGAAGGTTTCTAAAAACAAAAAAACAGTTGAAGAAATCAACTGTTTTTTGTTTATCACCATTTTTTTAATGGCATTTTTGCAGTAAAGGTATTTGATATAAAGGTTTCATCTATTAAATCATTTTTGAAAAGGATCATTCTGGATTTTAGTAAAGTTGGTTTTTTATCCAGTTTACTGAAAATATCTTTTTGTTTGAAAATATTAAAGCCTATTTTCTTCTGCTCGCCAGGTTTCAAAAGAATTTTTGATGCTTCAATATATTCTTTTGGGGACAGATATCCTCCGTATTTGTTATCAGGTTCATGTTGATTAAATTCTATTCCTGTTGGGAAATCCGTGTTTTTTGGGATTGTTGTACATAGTGCAATTCTTAAATAGTTATTGTTATAGATATCCTCCTTTTTACACGCGAAATTAATACCTGTAGTATCAATGACAATCTTTATTTCATGATTGGTAGTATTGGTAAGTATCACATCAAAAATTCCTGTGGCAGGTGAGGATGCTGAAATCTTTAGTTTTTGGGAATAAAATAAATTCCCAAAAACGACAAGAAGTATCAATAATTTAATTCTTTTAAAGTCCATACATTTTTTGTTTTTCAGGAGTCCACTGGCTGTTTGTATCTCCTAGTTTGAAAACGAATTCATAAGCTTTTTTTTCATTTAATCCTTTCATTTTTAAAGCACTTTGCTGGGCATTAAATGTTTTCTTAAAATTTAAGAAATTTTTTGTGGCTTGTCCTGAAGCAAAATCAGCAACATGATAGTACTCATGAAGAATGGCCACTGCAAGTGAATAATTAGACTGAAAGGCAGCTTTAAAAAATGTGATAACTAGCGGTCCGTCAAATTTACCTGTGTTAGCACCAATTTTTCCGTTCGATGTTTCAGCAGCAAATATGGTAACTTTATCCGGATCGATGGTAACTTTAGCTTTAGCTTCATATTTTTTCATACGCTCATCAAATAAAGAATGAATTTCTGCTTTCACTCTGGTTATTGATTTTGTGTTCATTTCAGGTACATCGTCAGGGTTGGTTACTTTATCTCTGATGAGGTTGGTGATTTCATAATTAATGGCTAAATAATGGGCAACGTGATTTAATCCCGAGGTCATTAGTCCCTGCTGTAGTCCATCCCAGAAATTCCCTCCCGCAATCGTAGATGATACCCCTCCCGAAAGACCTCCTGATGCAAGCATGATGGCTTTAATTGTTCCTGGATTTCTACTTCCAAAAGTAGTTAAAATTCCTACGCCCTCACTTTCATTGGTTAATTGAAAATCTTCTGCTATTCCCCCTAGCGTTTCGACACCACTTGAAATGATAGATGAGATAGCTCCGCTCATAAATCCTGAAATAAATGTACCACCGTTGATTTCAGACATCATACCACCAGACAATGCATGCATTCCAGCCTGGAAAGCAGCCTTACCCACTGTGAGCGCTTCTGAAAACATGGAAGTGGCGACACTTCCTACTCCAAAACTGATGATACCTGCCGCAAGACCCGTTGTCATTGCCTGGCCCATACCATACCAGTAAGGAACTCCTTTTATAGTATTTACAATAGCATGGGTAGTGGCAGAGACTGCTACTGCAATAAGTAAAACAGCTGCTAAACCGATATTTCCACTTGGATCAGTATACAGTAGAGGATTATTGAATACATATCCGTATCTGTTATAATTCTGGGTATCAAACGGCTCCTGCAGGACATTGTCAGGGCTTAAAAATCTTCTCAGAATAGGATCATAAATTCTTGCATTCATATGGATAAGCCCCGCTCTCCATAAATGCTCATGGCCACTATATCCTCTGTCTAATAATAATGATTCTCCTGTAAACTGGTCCAGATTAACAAACTGACCGGTACTATCTGCCAGTCCCTTAAGATTCCCCCAGGCATCAAAAAAACGTTTCTCGGCTACAGAGCCATCCTCTTTGGTAATGGCAAGTATACTTCCAAGATGGTCACGATGCAGGTAGTAATTTTGCGACTCCTGTGTTGCCTCTGCGATATTAATTATATCTTTCTTGATGTAGTTTGCAGAATAAGGATCTCCTGTGATATAGGTGATAATTTCAAGCTTACCTCCTCCTTTTCCTGATCTTCTGGTAAATTCTATTGTTCCATCAGCAGAATAGAACTTTTTCTTACCCGATATTGCTGAGGTCATAGAATATCTTGATTTTAACAGGCTGTATTCAAAGCTTAAGTCCTCTTTGTTTGGTACCTTAACCGTCAATGGTGCATTGAATGCATTGTAAGTTACTTC
This genomic window from Chryseobacterium sp. MEBOG06 contains:
- a CDS encoding energy transducer TonB translates to MKKLFALAFIFSFVFGSAQISEFQRADSRYERKKKALYNKYPKPNDLRTKREWLLTEDKINAYKEALDKISEEEKKAIANDPPLKNKVTKEAEYETGKVSFLKMLYEAVDLDFLNYSSDTYRATLSFIVDSKGNALDAKIKGNNEDVNAFIQAAFYRIQDKGKWKPAEDKGKPVSSTVTIPLQLILKK
- the pepT gene encoding peptidase T, with the translated sequence MSTIEFNPLWKEKLLNRFLSYVKIYSTSDAESEATPSTERQWDIANYITEELRTIGLEDVSIDEHGYIMGYVPSNLENDDRPTIGFISHYDTSPDFSGENVKPQVWENYDGNDLLLNQATGFKLSPSKFESLKKYVGQTLITTDGTTLLGADDKAGCAEIVTAAEYLIAHPDIKHGRIAVGFTPDEEIGRGAHKFDVAKFGAEWAYTMDGGEVGELEYENFNAAGAVVKIHGLSVHPGYAYGKMVNAALLAAEFAQILPANETPATTKGFDGFYHLMDITADISEAKLQYIIRDHDAEKFEARKRFLEEKVAEFNQKHGEGTAEVEIKEQYRNMKQQFEGKMHIIDLAAKAMTEAGIEPKIKAIRGGTDGAQLSYMGLPCPNIFAGGINFHGPYEYVALESMEKATGVIINIVKA
- a CDS encoding hydroxymethylglutaryl-CoA lyase; protein product: MFLTECPRDAMQGWGEFIPTDKKIDYINSLMDVGFDVLDCLSFVSPKAIPQMADSDEVAENIDKSRSNTKVSAIIGNYRGAEKALKHQSVDILGFPFSISETFQHRNTNKSQEEAFDEIIKMLELVKTEGKQLNIYFSMAFGNPYGEMWKWEDVDQWAQRFSEIGIKDILLSDTTGVATPETIALLFEKIPSKYPEINFGGHFHNRYEESYSKLKAAYDQGCRRFDSAIKGIGGCPMAKDDLVGNMPTEQVINFMSVEKADHKLNLLNFESSYNKAKDIFHF
- a CDS encoding sulfurtransferase codes for the protein MSPIISPSELKNLPSENLVILDARAGKDVQENYLEKHIKGARFIDLDKDLAETVENAAFGGRHPLPNPEKFAETLSNLGIAENSHIVVYDDKNGSNAAARAWWMLRSFGFKNVQVLDGGIQSAEKIGIEFSSGEETFEKSPLIRKEHWDLPVSDLEKVENELEKTSSTVIDVRDAYRYRGESEPIDLVAGHIPGAINIPFSENLDENGNFLKPEILKEKYGKILENKAEHLIIHCGSGVTACHTILALDYAGYPIPDLYVGSWSEWSRREGKEIAKEI
- a CDS encoding SUF system Fe-S cluster assembly protein; amino-acid sequence: MKFTDDQIADIGEEIIGVLKTVYDPEIPVDIYELGLIYDVQISDDADVKIIMTLTTPNCPVAETLPQEVKDKVAEVENVKSVDLELTFEPSWNKDMMSEEAKFELGML
- a CDS encoding 3'-5' exonuclease — protein: MIQHIPLERVLFLDIETVPQAASWDDLSETDQYLWDKKTRFQRKEEVTAEEFYERAGIMAEFGKIICITIGMIEKNETLKIKSFSGHDEKKMLREFGEIFNSPRLNNVILCAHNGKEFDFPWIARRYLINGMQPPAPFQMFGKKPWEIPHIDPMELWKFGDYKSFVSLELLAHVFGIPTPKDDIDGSMVSSIYYIEKDLQRIVDYCEKDVLTLANIFRRMRQEDLLKRNINLD
- a CDS encoding tRNA-binding protein: MTVKPDITWADFEKIDIRCGTIIAVNDFEKARNPSYQLEIDFGDLGILKSSAQITTLYEKEDLVGKQILAVVNFPKKQIANFFSECLVLGVYGEDKKDVTLISPSLPVKNGMQLG